Within the Balaenoptera acutorostrata chromosome 10, mBalAcu1.1, whole genome shotgun sequence genome, the region ATACAACAATCTTACTCCCCTCATCCCTCGTGACTGTTACCAGCAATGCTTGATTAGTGTCTGTGTACCTATCTCTTTGCATTTTTACAGGATTGTTTCCAGGTTGCCTCACTAGAAGGGTTCGTGGCTGTGCCCAAAGGTAGCCatgtttttaaggcttttgatacatCTTGTCCAGGTTCCTTCCAAGGAGGCCCTTCCAGAACACAGTCGTGGCAGCGATCTTTGAGAGCCTCAGATCCCACGAGGCacccttctctttcattttcaccagcctgagaggtgaAAGGTGATGTCTGAGTTGTTGAAGCCTCACTCTCCTGGCCGAGTGCGTTAGCTTTTCCCTCACCGTCCATACTCGGTCCTTCTGCTAGTGTTTGCCGAGTGCCTACTGAGTGCCCGAGCCATCGGTGGCACTGAGCACGCTTCATCACACGGTCTGTTTGTGCTCGCAGCTCCGCTGTGTGTGTTTTGCTCCCTAGACCTAGAGGATGATAGGCAGGGAGAGCTGTGAGGGACCTGAGACTGTCCAGTACCCTCCTTTTTAGGGGAAgaacccaaggccacacagggcTGTGCATTCCTGGTGGAATTGTGACCCGGCGCCCCAGTCCTTCTGCTTGTCTTGACTTTCTCATCCAGCGCAGGGTCACTGGGTGGTGGAGTTCACCTCCCGACTCAGTGCTGCCCTCCAGGGTCACGCTGccgggcacacagtaggtgcttagaaAGCTACTTACTGAGTGAATGTTTGTGCACAAGAGAGCAGAGTACTCCCTGTCACGGTGTGCTCAGCATCCCAGGAGGAAAGGCAGACTTCCATAGAGAaatgccccttttttttttgaatggaaaaggaaaatgagagggCTGTTGGAATTGGTGGAGGCGGAGAGACGGGGCTGCCTGGGGCTTGGGACAGGTTTGTGGTGGGAGCGGTCAGGTCACTGGAATTTCCCTCAGGTTCTCTCCTCCCACCAGAGATGGACTGATGGAAGCGGGTGGGGGCCAGGAGAAGAGCTTTGCTTCCTTCCTGTGCCTTGTGTGAATCTGGACTGACTCTCCAGTGATTCCAGGGGACTGTCTCAAGTCACCTCTCTTACCTCCGTGCGGATCATACCCAACCCCCTTGCCAACCCCTTGCCAACCCCTTGCCTAATCACCGGTCACATGTGTCCCTCAGGTAAAACACTCAGGCCGCCAGGCACTCTGGTCACCACGGCGACCAGGCTGGGGGGCTAGCTCTGCCTCAGGCTTTGCGCCAGCCACGCTGGCCTGCTTTAGCCAGCTGTGGGGCCTCGGGCAAGCCCCTCGCCCTCAGCCTCAGCTTGCTCCTCTGTAGAACAGACATCGTGAGCCTCCCATTCTGCATGCCGTGGAGAGAACACCCAGCTTTAAATGACTCTTGGCTCCTCTGGGCCCTACTTTTCCAAAAGAATCGCACATTCCGAAGCTCCTTCTTCTCAATAAACCTGTTCTTCTGCCCAAGAAcagcctacctgaaaaaaaaaacaacaccctGCTTTTATTCCATGCTCCGTTCCTTCCGAAGAAGGCCTTTTCTCTCTGGTCATGCGTTAACCTAGGCCACTGGCGTCTGCAAGTGGAGAATGCGTGTCTTGACACTAGTTCCTTAATAGGGGTTGTGTTGTCCAATCCACGGTCAGTGGACATGTTTGTGGAATTGGAAGCATCACGCTTTATCTCTGCCATCACTCCCTCTTGGGAAGAATAGGGAACATGTCTGAATAGCACACTTTGTCACAAAGAGCCCTCTTTCAGCCAGATTTCCCCAGAGAGATTGTTCCGGGAAACAAAGGACTGACTGACCCTAGTGGTTAATTTGCTGAGGGGTGTTCTTGGGTAATCCAGCCTTGTTCTCTCAGCACATTGGTAGTGACAGGTATGTGCAATAGGAAAGATAATGGTAAATATATAAAGGACTGTGGTCTGCTGGACTTATTCTAGGCACTTACACAGCACTGGGGAGACCGGACATGTTCACATTACAGGTGAAGTCTGTAGTCAGGCACCAGCGTTTCTGAAAATGGGGATTTCTCAGTGGGCtgaggtggtcagggagggcttccctgaagAGGTAAAGATCTCAAATTCTCATCACACCAGTTGGGGTTCAAATGAGTTACTTTCCTTGCCTggcccagtctctctctctctctctctctctccctctctctctctctctctctctctctctctctctctcacacacacacacacacacacacacacacttggtgagaaaatatattttcataggaTGGTCCTGGGGTGAGGATTGTCAACGTGAGAAAACAGCTTCAGATGTACAGGATTTAACGGTTTGCAAAGCACTCCTCACGTCAATGAAGTCTTATTTCCTCACAGCCCTATGAGGTCAGCACCCAGGGAAAGTGAGTCTCAGAGGCTCCGTGACTTGGCCACACAGGTAAGTAGGTGGTAAAACCCAGACTCTAGCATTTACTGCTGCAAGTTCACAGCGCTTTCCAAGATTAAAACGTGTTTTCCTCTCTCCACGGAACAGAGGAATGACACATATGTTGAGAAGCGGCCTAAAACGGTGCGGGCCGGAAGAAGTACGTGAGAGTTGAAAGCTGCCGCCCTGGCCCAGCCTCGTGAGCCTCCCAGGCCATCCCACATGCCCTGATGTTCCTGCATCTGGACAGGATCGGTAAACGTAAGGACACCAGGGAGCAAGTGTGCTGGCAGCAAGGTTATTGCTAGGATACGTCCTCTGTCTTCATGTCTGAGTGTGTCTCTGATGCTGTCCTTGCTAGAAGCCCCAGTGGAGACTGAGAGAtcattgggggcgggggggaaggagTGGACTAAATGTGTTTATGGACTAAATGAGCCATTTCTACCCTGACTGAAGAGCAGGGCCACCTGGGCTTGGTTGGACCCATGTCTGAATAAATGTACCAGAGCTGGAAAATTCCAAAGACGCTAGAACTCAGGATCCAGTTCCTGGAGGTAGGTGTGGGTACTGGACAGGTCatcctctgggtgggaagattcCTTAGGTGGCCTGGTCCACTCAAGAGTGACACTGCCCATGGGGatgtttatttcttctctccttccctccctctatccttccctctgtcctttcctcctgccttccctcccctccatccttcTGTATTTCGGTGGTCCAGGAAATCTGCTCCCTGAAGGCAGCTCTCTTCCAGGAGAAAGAGGGGCAGGCTGGGCTCTGGAGGCCGTGTTTTCTACCCTGAATTTACCCATCAGGAGTGCTTAGGAAAAACCCCTCCTCATCCCACATGGAGCGGGGCAGGTGTGTTTTACTCGGTAGAATTAAACTCTCAGATGGCACAGATCATCAAATTCCAGAAAACCAGAGGGATGAGATCTCAGAGATTAGCTATTTTGACCagccccctcattttacagatggggaaactgaggcacagtgagatGGTCAGGATCACTTAATCCTCACCTGAGTGGTCTGTAACTTTAACCTGTAATTTATATGACActactattaatattattaaaaacaagacATCCGgaccaaaatggagtcacttatgctaagccccaaGTCACCAAACTGGGATTTAACTTAAATATAGTTTTGGCTGTCCAGAGATGGAATTTTAAACCAGTCAAGCAGGAATCACCTGATCAGCTCGAGTTAGGTAATCTGCTTGCTTGACCCCTGCCATCCTCTGTAGGCAAAGTAACCTTGCAATAACCAATCTGCTCTTTGCCTAGCATAACTTCCTTgtttccactcccttctgcctataaaagtctgtcattttgtacagctcctcagagctcctttaTATGcgctagattggatgctgcctaACTCATGAACCATTGAATAAAGCCAGTAAAATCTTTAACATTTATTCAGCTGAGTTTTGTTTTTGAACAATATTATGACACAACTCTCTAGGGCAAGAAAAAGACAACTTTTGTCTCTCACCCCTTCACGATGGTGCCGAAATTCCCAGGCCCACCCTGGAATGCTCCCTCACCTAGAACCCTGGGCCCAGGATGGCAGCAGTGGTCTGCTCCTAGGATGTCTTGACAGAGAGCTGTAATTGTGGAAACCCCGTCCTTGGTTAACTCTATTCTAGCCACAAAATTAAAAGAAGGGTAAGAGAAATGTCAGGAGGAGAtatgcctttaaaaatttttaaagaggcttgtgcacttttttttttttttttttttaaatttattttttttggctgtgttgggtcttcggttcgtgcgagggctttctctggttacggcaagtgggggccactcttcatcgcggtgcggggaccgctcttcatcgcggtgcgcgggcctttcactatcgcggcccctcccgttgcggggcacaggctccagacgcgcaggctcagtagttgtggctcacgggcccagctgctccgcggcatgtgggatcttcccagaccagggctcgaacccgtgtcccctgcattagcaggcagactctcaaccactgcgccaccagggaagcccgaggcttgTGCACTTTTGaatcctcactttttttttttccctgccttaATTCTTGGTCACTGTAAATTACTTCAAAAAATGATTTTAGAATAGGAAAAGAGCTAGGAGAGAAGATGTCTTTAACCTTTCATATTCCTTTGACATTTTTTAGGATTTTAATTTTGAAGCATGGCAAAGAGGCAGAAATGGCTTTGGGCCATAGACGAGCAGAatcactttaaaatgaagatagtcTTTTTTTGGCTTGAGATCTTCCCCTAAAACTAGCTAAAGAATGAAGACCTCTCCCAATGCTGATTGGAACAGAAAGTATTTCTAATTCCTTATGAATGAAAATAGGAACAAAAGTATTCCAAAGCAAGGACATAACTTGAATTCAGTGCTGAATCTACTACATCAAGCTCCGGGGAAGGGGGCAGTGGGGAAGCCCTGAAGTTGGCCTGATGATTGGGAAATACCAGTTAAATGCTTTTGTAACTTCATCACTGTCAACGAGAAAACACTGCTATCCAAGCCTCCCATTTGCCTGAGAGTCAGGAGCTTCTAAaccaagaaaggaagaaaccaagCGGATTATTTACGAGCTCCTTCCCTCTTGCTGCTTGAAGCCACTGTGCAATTAGCCTGTTACCGCGCCGGGCAAGGCTGGGCGAGTTTACACCGCTCGGCGGGGGTCGGCAAGGCCTGCCTCCCGCGCCTCCTAGCGGACCAGTAGGGTGGTGCAGCCCCTGCCACCCGCTGCAGAAAAGCGGGCCACCGGCCGGCAGCGCCGCACCCTGACGCCGTCTGCGCGCACAGCCTCGGCAGCGCTCTTCGCTCGCCTCCAGTCCCTATCCAGCGACCAGTCAGGCTGCGGGCGAGGGGATTCCAGCCCAGGCTCCAGAGTCCGAGCCCTCAGCATCCTATCAGACTGGGTACCGGCAGCAGCCATCTCAACCTGGGCTGGGAACGCAAGCGGCTTTGGAGTTGGCGGCGGCGGTGCAGCTTCCCCAGGGAGCCAACTTTAGGTCCTAACGACTCGGTGCAGGTAGCTGGGTCCTGCGCACGGGTGGACGGGATGGCTGGGGCTGGTGGGACCACTGGGACCcgggtggaggtggtggggtgCTTTGCGATTCTGGTTCCTGGAGGCGCCGCCTCCCTTGGCTGTCGGGGGCCAAGACACGTGTCGAGTTCCCGAACTTTCCAGGAtgctgggctggggaggaaaGCCGCGAGAGGTGTCTAGGCCAGAGGGGTACTGGGAACAGCGTTTGGGCGTCCTGGGTAGTATTGAGCCAGGAGTGCCTCCAGGATGGACCCCTGGACTGGGTTCCAAAGAAGCAGCTGTTGTGGAAGTTCAGGGGCAGATGGCTAAGCATTTTAGAAACGGGGGTTTGGAGGGGGCTGGTCCTGAGCTGGGTTTCCCGGGCAAGTGGCtgtttgtgggggggggggtctccggAGGGAGCCACTGGAGTAGGGTTGACTAGGAGAGGTGGCTGTGCTATGGGTTCTGGGGTGTGGGTAGCTAGTAGGGGGATCCCTAGGGGAGGTGGCTGGCTTAGAAGTCCCAGTCCCGGAGGACACTGATAGTAACCCTCCCTCTCCTTCATTGGAAGCGACTTTCTCAAGGAACTGCAGGTCCGCTATTCCCGCTCACTTCGTGTCTCAGAGGGAGGTACCTGAAACGGGGATTTCTAGGGTGGTGGCTGAGCACCCCCAGGGCTGGCGGTTGTGACCCTAGTCCTAGATGATTTGGGGTTCCTGGGAAGGGGACAGCTGAGCCGCACAGGCGTCGGCAGAGAAGCGTGCGTTTTCTCACGGCCCTCGGGGTTTGTTTCAGAGGCCGATCCATCAGATCGCTCCGCGGAGTCTCAGGGAGTGGAGCCCAGGAGCCCCCAGGCACGCCCGGGCTGCGCGTCgggccccgccccgcgcgccACGCCTTAAAGGGCTCGTAGGCCTGGGGCGCACGGCGGCGGCCACGGCCATGGAAGGTGCGCTTGCCGCCAACTGGAGCGCCGAGGCGGTCAACGGGAGCGCGGCGCCCCCGGGGGCCGAGGGCAACCGCACCGCTGGGCCGCCACAGCGCAACGAGGCCCTGGCGCGGGTGGAGGTGGCCGTGCTGTGCCTCATCCTCTTCCTGGCGCTGAGCGGCAACGCGTGCGTGCTGCTGGCGCTGCGCACCACGCGCCAGAAGCACTCGCGCCTCTTCTTCTTCATGAAGCACCTGAGCATAGCCGACCTGGTGGTGGCGGTGTTCCAGGTGCTGCCGCAGCTGCTGTGGGACATCACCTTCCGCTTCTACGGACCCGACCTGCTGTGCCGCCTCGTCAAGTACCTGCAGGTGGTGGGCATGTTCGCCTCCACCTACCTTCTGCTGCTCATGTCGCTCGACCGCTGCCTGGCCATCTGCCAGCCGCTGCGCGTGCTGCGCCGCCGCGCCGACCGTCTGGCCGTGCTCGCCACATGGCTGGGCTGCCTGGTGGCCAGCGCGCCGCAGGTGCACATCTTCTCGCTGCGCGAGGTGGCCGACGGCGTCTTCGACTGCTGGGCCGTCTTCATCCAGCCCTGGGGGCCCAAGGCCTACATCACGTGGATCACGCTCGCCGTCTACATCGTGCCCGTCATCGTGCTTGCCGCCTGCTACGGCCTCATCAGCTTCAAGATCTGGCAGAACTTGCGGCTCaagacggcggcggcggcggccgaggcGGCCGCGGGGCCCGAGGGCGCGGCGGTGGACAGCGCGGGGCACGGGGCTTTGGCCCGTGTCAGCAGCGTCAAGCTCATCTCCAAGGCCAAGATCCGCACGGTCAAGATGACCTTCATCATCGTGCTGGCCTTCATCGTGTGCTGGACGCCATTCTTTTTCGTGCAGATGTGGAGCGTCTGGGACGCCGAGGCGCCCAAGGAAGGTAGCGCTGACgggaagtgggaggagggagcgcggcggggcggggccgtGGTCCTGCTGCCTCTGAACGTCCAGGGGCCGTTCTGTTTTGGGGGCCTCATGGGGGATTTGATTCATGGCCCCGTCATCCTCTGGCCAAGTGATTTGGGGCGTAACTTCCCTGAGCCTTGACTTCCCTTTCTGTAAAATAGCAAAAATGATAAAAGTACCAGCTCTCCCCAGCAGCAGGGGAATGAAATGAGGAAATGCACGTAAAATCCGTAGCACAGTCTTTGGGCTACATATCTGGTTCACTATTAtggatcaggaaactgaggttccagTGACTGGCCTTTTCCAGTTGCTTAGCGAAGCGGAGGAGCTGAGTTTCCAACCCAGGCCCAAGCTCAAGCTCCTGCCACGTAAAGTTCACTTTACGTTGAACTTCCACTTTAAGTTCAAGTCAGCCCCAGCCCGAGGTCTGGTTTGGATCAGAGCAGCGGGAGGTGGGCGATTGGATTCCTCCCTAGCAAGTACTGAGAAGCTGCGGGGCGGGGCGCCATCAGGGTGCGGAGACGAGTCCTGAAC harbors:
- the OXTR gene encoding oxytocin receptor, encoding MEGALAANWSAEAVNGSAAPPGAEGNRTAGPPQRNEALARVEVAVLCLILFLALSGNACVLLALRTTRQKHSRLFFFMKHLSIADLVVAVFQVLPQLLWDITFRFYGPDLLCRLVKYLQVVGMFASTYLLLLMSLDRCLAICQPLRVLRRRADRLAVLATWLGCLVASAPQVHIFSLREVADGVFDCWAVFIQPWGPKAYITWITLAVYIVPVIVLAACYGLISFKIWQNLRLKTAAAAAEAAAGPEGAAVDSAGHGALARVSSVKLISKAKIRTVKMTFIIVLAFIVCWTPFFFVQMWSVWDAEAPKEASAFIIAMLLASLNSCCNPWIYLLFTGRLFHDLVQRFLCCSSSCQKGRRPRETSVSKKSNSSTFVLSPDSSSQRGCLQPSAV